The Oncorhynchus nerka isolate Pitt River linkage group LG9a, Oner_Uvic_2.0, whole genome shotgun sequence genome has a segment encoding these proteins:
- the LOC115118370 gene encoding uncharacterized protein LOC115118370 isoform X1, translating into MMREGGGCLGLPGMLRVFLLGTCALTVLSSAGLVFLLVQHMHLSAHLARLDLQLQVLSETSGAVLHHSAAVSLRASGDPGEEASHRTSMDPGEEASHRTSMDPGEEASHRTSRDPGEEASHRTSRDPGEEASHRTSRDPGEEASHRTSRDPGEEASHRTSMDPGEEASHRTSRDPGEEASHRTSRDPGEETDRLQVLSAESGLQTSPHRTSREDPGREEAERELQHGRPRNKRSQAGKHQTKRQQKRADRDMMIMMTYSMVPIKVLLELCNSTKDMCFTGSPGPPGTPGVDGKPGVNATEGISGPPGPAGRRGKKGPPGERGEPGVKGDVGDPGPPGLKDETSNDIFIEGPPGPRGPPGPAGPPGLPGPPATLEDPEPSRNRTMRAQLLENTCFHQDNISDSLGTENAATSSDILNVTNAETVNRTIRAHIHQANMSSESANLVASNDMNVTDTENEELNNRQMTYTEIVEEGPWNATHTEIVEEGPLNATEIVEEGPLNATEIVEEGPLNATEIVEDGPLNATEIVEEGPLNTTEIVEEGPLNATEIVEEGPLNATEIVEEGPLNATEIVEEGPLNATEIVEEGHLNATEIVEEGPLNATEIVEEGPLNATEIVEEGPLNATEIVEEGPLNATEIVEEGHLNATEIVEEGHLNATEIVEEGPLNATDSEIVEEGHLNATEIVEEGPLNATEIVEEGPLNATEIVEEGHLNATDSEIVEEGHLNATEIVEEGHLNATEIVEEGHLNATEIVEEGHLNATEIVEEGHLNATEIVEEGHLNATEIVEEGPLNATEIVEEGPLNATDREIVEEGPLNATEIVEEGPLNITEIVEEGPLNVTEIVEEGPLNVTEIVEEGPLNVTEIVEEGPLNTTEIVEEAAFRKTEYIIKSITCFPNVTKMETTFGVWMQDAARVNDNHIWMAEHFSGRVLQEYKSIASFPNSRSIDMRKFYQGCGHIIYNGSVYYHNAGTSKVVKDNLKTRRLQTLAIENALYHNRTYLFHNSKTYFKFAVDENGLWLIYASVINGTVMVAKLNQKRFSVSSVVSTSYPVPNAGNAFVACGVLYLTDTKDTKVTHAFDLMKEKPLNVSLDLRSANGIMAMLSYYPENQLLYMWDNSYVKICKAYFTLDQKSLVTCYGRK; encoded by the exons atgatgagggagggaggtggttgTCTGGGACTCCCAGGGATGTTACGAGTTTTCTTGTTGGGGACTTGTGCTCTTACGGTCCTGAGCTCTGCAGGCTTGGTGTTCCTTCTGGTGCAACACATGCACCTGTCAGCCCACCTTGCCCGGTTGGATCTACAGCTCCAGGTGCTCTCAGAGACTTCTGGCGCCGTGCTGCATCATTCTGCAGCAGTATCCCTCCGGGCCAGCGGGGACCCTGGAGAGGAAGCTTCCCACAGGACCAGCATGGACCCCGGAGAGGAAGCTTCCCACAGGACCAGCATGGACCCCGGAGAGGAAGCTTCCCACAGGACCAGCAGGGACCCCGGAGAGGAAGCTTCCCACAGGACCAGCAGGGACCCCGGAGAGGAAGCTTCCCACAGGACCAGCAGGGACCCCGGAGAGGAAGCTTCCCACAGGACCAGCAGGGACCCCGGAGAGGAAGCTTCCCACAGGACCAGCATGGACCCCGGAGAGGAAGCTTCCCACAGGACCAGCAGGGACCCTGGAGAGGAAGCTTCCCACAGGACCAGCAGGGACCCTGGAGAAGAGACTGATAGGTTGCAGGTGCTCTCAGCGGAATCTGGGTTGCAGACATCACCCCACAGGACGAGCAGGGAAGACCcaggcagagaggaggcagaaagGGAGCTGCAGCATGGCCGACCCCGCAATAAGAGGAGCCAGGCTGGGAAACACCAGACTAAGCGACAGCAGAAACGTGCCGACAGGgacatgatgataatgatgacatACTCTATGGTCCCG ATCAAGGTCCTGTTGGAACTATGTAACAGCACAAAAGACATGTGTTTCACAG GCTCACCAGGACCTCCAG GCACTCCGGGTGTGGATGGGAAGCCAGGAGTCAATGCTACGGAAGGCATATCAGGACCACCTGGACCTGCAGGGAGACGAGGGAAAAAAG GTccccctggagagagaggggagcctgGGGTGAAAGGAGACGTGGGAGACCCTGGACCTCCAGGACTGAAGGACGAGACCTCCAATGACATCTTCATAGAGG GGCCTCCGGGTCCAAGGGGCCCTCCTGGCCCTGCCGGTCCCCCTGGTCTACCTGGCCCCCCAGCGACCTTAGAGGACCCAGAACCCTCTAGAAATAGGACCATGAGAGCACAGTTGTTAGAGAACACCTGTTTCCATCAAgacaacatatctgactctctgG GTACAGAGAATGCAGCCACAAGCAGCGACATCTTAAATGTAACCAACGCAGAGACTGTTAATAGAACCATCAGGGCACACATCCATCAAGCCAACATGTCTTCGG AGTCAGCGAATCTGGTTGCAAGTAATGACATGAATGTAACTGACACCGAGAACGAGGAATTAAATAACCGACAAATGACATACACCGAGATTGTGGAAGAAGGACCTTGGAACGCAACTCACACCGAGATTGTGGAAGAAGGACCTTTGAACGCAACCGAGATTGTGGAAGAAGGACCTTTGAACGCAACCGAGATTGTGGAAGAAGGACCTTTGAACGCAACTGAGATTGTGGAAGACGGACCTTTGAACGCAACCGAGATTGTGGAAGAAGGACCTTTGAACACAACCGAGATTGTGGAAGAAGGACCTTTGAATGCAACCGAGATTGTGGAAGAAGGACCTTTGAACGCAACAGAGATTGTGGAAGAAGGACCTTTGAACGCAACCGAGATTGTGGAAGAAGGACCTTTGAACGCAACCGAGATTGTGGAAGAAGGACATTTGAACGCAACCGAGATTGTGGAAGAAGGACCTTTGAACGCAACCGAGATTGTGGAAGAAGGACCTTTGAACGCAACCGAGATTGTGGAAGAAGGACCTTTGAACGCAACCGAGATTGTGGAAGAAGGACCTTTGAACGCAACCGAGATTGTGGAAGAAGGACATTTGAACGCAACCGAGATTGTGGAAGAAGGACATTTGAACGCAACCGAGATTGTGGAAGAAGGACCTTTGAACGCAACTGACAGCGAGATTGTGGAAGAAGGACATTTGAACGCAACCGAGATTGTGGAAGAAGGACCTTTGAACGCAACCGAGATTGTGGAAGAAGGACCTTTGAACGCAACAGAGATTGTGGAAGAAGGACATTTGAACGCAACTGACAGCGAGATTGTGGAAGAAGGACATTTGAACGCAACCGAGATTGTGGAAGAAGGACATTTGAACGCAACCGAGATTGTGGAAGAAGGACATTTGAACGCAACCGAGATTGTGGAAGAAGGACATTTGAACGCAACCGAGATTGTGGAAGAAGGACATTTGAACGCAACCGAGATTGTGGAAGAAGGACATTTGAACGCAACCGAGATTGTGGAAGAAGGACCTTTGAACGCAACCGAGATTGTGGAAGAAGGACCTTTGAATGCAACTGACCGCGAGATTGTGGAAGAAGGACCTTTGAACGCAACCGAGATTGTGGAAGAAGGACCTTTGAACATAACTGAGATTGTGGAAGAAGGACCTTTGAACGTAACTGAGATTGTGGAAGAAGGACCTTTGAACGTAACTGAGATTGTGGAAGAAGGACCTTTGAACGTAACTGAAATTGTGGAAGAAGGACCTTTGAACACAACCGAGATTGTGGAAGAAGCAGCATTTAGGAAAACTG AATACATTATCAAAAGCATAACGTGCTTTCCAAACGTCACTAAAATGGAAACTACATTTGGAGTTTGGATGCAAGATGCAGCCCGGGTGAACGATAACCACATTTGGATGGCTGAGCACTTTTCAG GTCGAGTCTTGCAGGAGTACAAGAGCATTGCATCATTTCCTAACAGCAGGTCTATTGACATGAGGAAGTTCTACCAGGGTTGTGGCCACATCATCTACAATGGGTCTGTTTACTATCACAATGCAGGGACCTCGAAAGTTGTCAA GGATAACCTGAAGACCAGGAGATTACAGACACTGGCCATTGAGAATGCTCTTTACCACAATCGAACCTATCTCTTCCACAACTCCAAGACGTACTTTAAGTTTGCTGTGGACGAGAACGGACTGTGGCTCATATATGCTTCAGTTATCAATGGAACCGTGATGGTGGCCAAGTTAAACCAGAAGAGGTTTTCTGTGTCGTCTGTGGTTAGCACGTCCTATCCTGTACCGAACGCTGGGAATGCCTTTGTTGCATGTGGAGTTCTGTATCTGACTGACACCAAAGATACAAAAGTCACACATGCCTTTGACTTAATGAAAGAGAAACCTTTGAATGTAAGTTTGGATCTCAGATCAGCCAATGGTATAATGGCCATGTTGTCATATTATCCCGAAAATCAACTTTTGTACATGTGGGACAACAGCTATGTGAAAATATGCAAGGCTTATTTTACTTTGGATCAAAAAAGTCTAGTCACATGTTATGGTCGTAAATAA
- the LOC115118370 gene encoding uncharacterized protein LOC115118370 isoform X2, protein MMREGGGCLGLPGMLRVFLLGTCALTVLSSAGLVFLLVQHMHLSAHLARLDLQLQVLSETSGAVLHHSAAVSLRASGDPGEEASHRTSMDPGEEASHRTSMDPGEEASHRTSRDPGEEASHRTSRDPGEEASHRTSRDPGEEASHRTSRDPGEEASHRTSMDPGEEASHRTSRDPGEEASHRTSRDPGEETDRLQVLSAESGLQTSPHRTSREDPGREEAERELQHGRPRNKRSQAGKHQTKRQQKRADRDMMIMMTYSMVPALRVWMGSQESMLRKAYQDHLDLQGDEGKKVRHCRGPPGERGEPGVKGDVGDPGPPGLKDETSNDIFIEGPPGPRGPPGPAGPPGLPGPPATLEDPEPSRNRTMRAQLLENTCFHQDNISDSLGTENAATSSDILNVTNAETVNRTIRAHIHQANMSSESANLVASNDMNVTDTENEELNNRQMTYTEIVEEGPWNATHTEIVEEGPLNATEIVEEGPLNATEIVEEGPLNATEIVEDGPLNATEIVEEGPLNTTEIVEEGPLNATEIVEEGPLNATEIVEEGPLNATEIVEEGPLNATEIVEEGHLNATEIVEEGPLNATEIVEEGPLNATEIVEEGPLNATEIVEEGPLNATEIVEEGHLNATEIVEEGHLNATEIVEEGPLNATDSEIVEEGHLNATEIVEEGPLNATEIVEEGPLNATEIVEEGHLNATDSEIVEEGHLNATEIVEEGHLNATEIVEEGHLNATEIVEEGHLNATEIVEEGHLNATEIVEEGHLNATEIVEEGPLNATEIVEEGPLNATDREIVEEGPLNATEIVEEGPLNITEIVEEGPLNVTEIVEEGPLNVTEIVEEGPLNVTEIVEEGPLNTTEIVEEAAFRKTEYIIKSITCFPNVTKMETTFGVWMQDAARVNDNHIWMAEHFSGRVLQEYKSIASFPNSRSIDMRKFYQGCGHIIYNGSVYYHNAGTSKVVKDNLKTRRLQTLAIENALYHNRTYLFHNSKTYFKFAVDENGLWLIYASVINGTVMVAKLNQKRFSVSSVVSTSYPVPNAGNAFVACGVLYLTDTKDTKVTHAFDLMKEKPLNVSLDLRSANGIMAMLSYYPENQLLYMWDNSYVKICKAYFTLDQKSLVTCYGRK, encoded by the exons atgatgagggagggaggtggttgTCTGGGACTCCCAGGGATGTTACGAGTTTTCTTGTTGGGGACTTGTGCTCTTACGGTCCTGAGCTCTGCAGGCTTGGTGTTCCTTCTGGTGCAACACATGCACCTGTCAGCCCACCTTGCCCGGTTGGATCTACAGCTCCAGGTGCTCTCAGAGACTTCTGGCGCCGTGCTGCATCATTCTGCAGCAGTATCCCTCCGGGCCAGCGGGGACCCTGGAGAGGAAGCTTCCCACAGGACCAGCATGGACCCCGGAGAGGAAGCTTCCCACAGGACCAGCATGGACCCCGGAGAGGAAGCTTCCCACAGGACCAGCAGGGACCCCGGAGAGGAAGCTTCCCACAGGACCAGCAGGGACCCCGGAGAGGAAGCTTCCCACAGGACCAGCAGGGACCCCGGAGAGGAAGCTTCCCACAGGACCAGCAGGGACCCCGGAGAGGAAGCTTCCCACAGGACCAGCATGGACCCCGGAGAGGAAGCTTCCCACAGGACCAGCAGGGACCCTGGAGAGGAAGCTTCCCACAGGACCAGCAGGGACCCTGGAGAAGAGACTGATAGGTTGCAGGTGCTCTCAGCGGAATCTGGGTTGCAGACATCACCCCACAGGACGAGCAGGGAAGACCcaggcagagaggaggcagaaagGGAGCTGCAGCATGGCCGACCCCGCAATAAGAGGAGCCAGGCTGGGAAACACCAGACTAAGCGACAGCAGAAACGTGCCGACAGGgacatgatgataatgatgacatACTCTATGGTCCCG GCACTCCGGGTGTGGATGGGAAGCCAGGAGTCAATGCTACGGAAGGCATATCAGGACCACCTGGACCTGCAGGGAGACGAGGGAAAAAAGGTCAGACACTGTCGTG GTccccctggagagagaggggagcctgGGGTGAAAGGAGACGTGGGAGACCCTGGACCTCCAGGACTGAAGGACGAGACCTCCAATGACATCTTCATAGAGG GGCCTCCGGGTCCAAGGGGCCCTCCTGGCCCTGCCGGTCCCCCTGGTCTACCTGGCCCCCCAGCGACCTTAGAGGACCCAGAACCCTCTAGAAATAGGACCATGAGAGCACAGTTGTTAGAGAACACCTGTTTCCATCAAgacaacatatctgactctctgG GTACAGAGAATGCAGCCACAAGCAGCGACATCTTAAATGTAACCAACGCAGAGACTGTTAATAGAACCATCAGGGCACACATCCATCAAGCCAACATGTCTTCGG AGTCAGCGAATCTGGTTGCAAGTAATGACATGAATGTAACTGACACCGAGAACGAGGAATTAAATAACCGACAAATGACATACACCGAGATTGTGGAAGAAGGACCTTGGAACGCAACTCACACCGAGATTGTGGAAGAAGGACCTTTGAACGCAACCGAGATTGTGGAAGAAGGACCTTTGAACGCAACCGAGATTGTGGAAGAAGGACCTTTGAACGCAACTGAGATTGTGGAAGACGGACCTTTGAACGCAACCGAGATTGTGGAAGAAGGACCTTTGAACACAACCGAGATTGTGGAAGAAGGACCTTTGAATGCAACCGAGATTGTGGAAGAAGGACCTTTGAACGCAACAGAGATTGTGGAAGAAGGACCTTTGAACGCAACCGAGATTGTGGAAGAAGGACCTTTGAACGCAACCGAGATTGTGGAAGAAGGACATTTGAACGCAACCGAGATTGTGGAAGAAGGACCTTTGAACGCAACCGAGATTGTGGAAGAAGGACCTTTGAACGCAACCGAGATTGTGGAAGAAGGACCTTTGAACGCAACCGAGATTGTGGAAGAAGGACCTTTGAACGCAACCGAGATTGTGGAAGAAGGACATTTGAACGCAACCGAGATTGTGGAAGAAGGACATTTGAACGCAACCGAGATTGTGGAAGAAGGACCTTTGAACGCAACTGACAGCGAGATTGTGGAAGAAGGACATTTGAACGCAACCGAGATTGTGGAAGAAGGACCTTTGAACGCAACCGAGATTGTGGAAGAAGGACCTTTGAACGCAACAGAGATTGTGGAAGAAGGACATTTGAACGCAACTGACAGCGAGATTGTGGAAGAAGGACATTTGAACGCAACCGAGATTGTGGAAGAAGGACATTTGAACGCAACCGAGATTGTGGAAGAAGGACATTTGAACGCAACCGAGATTGTGGAAGAAGGACATTTGAACGCAACCGAGATTGTGGAAGAAGGACATTTGAACGCAACCGAGATTGTGGAAGAAGGACATTTGAACGCAACCGAGATTGTGGAAGAAGGACCTTTGAACGCAACCGAGATTGTGGAAGAAGGACCTTTGAATGCAACTGACCGCGAGATTGTGGAAGAAGGACCTTTGAACGCAACCGAGATTGTGGAAGAAGGACCTTTGAACATAACTGAGATTGTGGAAGAAGGACCTTTGAACGTAACTGAGATTGTGGAAGAAGGACCTTTGAACGTAACTGAGATTGTGGAAGAAGGACCTTTGAACGTAACTGAAATTGTGGAAGAAGGACCTTTGAACACAACCGAGATTGTGGAAGAAGCAGCATTTAGGAAAACTG AATACATTATCAAAAGCATAACGTGCTTTCCAAACGTCACTAAAATGGAAACTACATTTGGAGTTTGGATGCAAGATGCAGCCCGGGTGAACGATAACCACATTTGGATGGCTGAGCACTTTTCAG GTCGAGTCTTGCAGGAGTACAAGAGCATTGCATCATTTCCTAACAGCAGGTCTATTGACATGAGGAAGTTCTACCAGGGTTGTGGCCACATCATCTACAATGGGTCTGTTTACTATCACAATGCAGGGACCTCGAAAGTTGTCAA GGATAACCTGAAGACCAGGAGATTACAGACACTGGCCATTGAGAATGCTCTTTACCACAATCGAACCTATCTCTTCCACAACTCCAAGACGTACTTTAAGTTTGCTGTGGACGAGAACGGACTGTGGCTCATATATGCTTCAGTTATCAATGGAACCGTGATGGTGGCCAAGTTAAACCAGAAGAGGTTTTCTGTGTCGTCTGTGGTTAGCACGTCCTATCCTGTACCGAACGCTGGGAATGCCTTTGTTGCATGTGGAGTTCTGTATCTGACTGACACCAAAGATACAAAAGTCACACATGCCTTTGACTTAATGAAAGAGAAACCTTTGAATGTAAGTTTGGATCTCAGATCAGCCAATGGTATAATGGCCATGTTGTCATATTATCCCGAAAATCAACTTTTGTACATGTGGGACAACAGCTATGTGAAAATATGCAAGGCTTATTTTACTTTGGATCAAAAAAGTCTAGTCACATGTTATGGTCGTAAATAA